The sequence TTGAGCCGAAGTTCAGCGTCGGGTCCTCTTCCTGCCTTTGTTAGGGATATCTTGCTGTGCAGCAGCACGCTTCTGCCCATTCTTTGGAGGCCGCCCAACACCTCTCTTCTTGGCCGGTGGATTTCTCTGTATAGTTTTTACATTAGCTGTCACTGATGAACCACCACGCGATCCCTTGGCCTCACCCTGCTTGACAGTACTTCCAGTCCCCTTTGAAGAAACTTTGCTTCTCTTTGCATCATGAGGCCCATGACTTCCAGGCTGCACGGGTCGGGTGTTCTTCTTCACTAAAGGGGCAGTTGCTGCTCCTGTTACTCCACAACTCTTAGAGGGCATGCTTGCGCTCTCTTGCACTGTTCTGAATGCAATATTTCGAAGTTCAATTGCAGCCATGTGCTCTAACGTAGCCTTTGGATAGAAGGCAAGGACATTATTCACAAACAGTAGAATGTCTCTTAGAAGCTCCTTGGTAGAAGATGTTGTGCCACTCTTGATCTTTGAATGAAGGATACGGAAGTCTATATGCCGGCGAATCATCTTCTTGTATCTAGCCCGCTTCCGCTGCAGGTGTGACAAAAGTGACAAATAAGATAGAATGTAAACATACCAGTGTCTGCTATTTTTTCATCTTGAAATGCATAAACTGCAGAAAGGCACTGAAAGTTTCTTCCAGCACAAACAGTTATATAAACATGTATACTTTATTTTGAAGTCGCTAAAATGGGTTCTAAAAACTCTTAGTATCCACAAAGGTTTCATTTGCTTGATACCCTATCAGAACAAACAGCGTGCAACTCTAATCAATTTTCCAGAAGTACAAGACTTGACTGAATTTACAAGATCTATCCATCATACCTGGACATCAAGTCGGCGTTGCAACATATAACAGTCACTTTGAGTAGATATAGTTTTCAAAATCTCTGCCAAGTTTGGTTTTGCTTTCTCAACGACAGACACACCAGATTCTAGATTTGGAGTTTTCAAGCCCTTCTTTGCATAGCCTTCAGAGGAACCATCTGTCTGTATGTGTGATGTAGATGTATTCTCGCCAGCTCTGCAACTATTATCAGCCATCAGAAAAGTCCTCCTATCCCTCACGGCCCTTTTCTTTCTAGAGCCCCAAAGCAAACCATCTTCAGCACAAACCTTTTTTTCAACAAGGGGTTTTACCAAAGTCTCTGCTGAAGTATTGTTCACTTGAATTGAATCAGTATCGCAGTGTTGCACCTTTTCAGATTTCTGACTGTTGCTTGCTTCCTCTGTAAAACTAGCAGCAGATGATCTATCTTTGGACAATGCTTTGCTTGATGAATTGTTATCAGCTGTATTTTCATTATTTGAACATGATTCAGTATGACTAGTGTGACATTCAGAGTTGCCATCATCATGCTTGCTATTGCTGAGGCTTTTGATCATGGACTGCAGGGATCTGGAACAGGAAAAAGGAAACCAGATTTCACATTATGTAAGTGTACAAAAGATGAAAACCAGATGGAATGACCATTTTTCTGAAATCAATAATCATAGGCCTTATATTCAAACTAAATTATTgtgaaattaaatttgaaatgcTAAAAAGAAGATCAAGAATTAGACATATACTGAAATGTAACAACATAAACACTAACCCAATAAAATTTTCAGACTTCTTCAGATCATTTCTTAATTCAGCAACTCTCCGCTTACGGAGCTCCTCAAACCAAGCACTGCAAAGAAGCAAGTTGAATGAATATGATATGTTCTATCAATGGCCAACAGGTGAGTTGTTTTACTGCAGAACAAAACACTATGCATACTAGACCACAGCCAGTTGAAATGTCTTGGGTATATTGGCTCTAGGTAAAAGCTGAATATGAGGAGAGTAACTTAAACTCAGCACATCTTATTAAAAGATGTTTAAGAGTTGAATCGACTGTTCAaatttcaactactgctttagGCTACGTTCAAATCAGGAGTTAGGCTGAGCTTATCGGCGGCATTTGAAACGTGGcgagtcattagcacatgattgattgactattaattattacaatcttgaaaaatggatttattttgtttttttaaaaaatacttctcTATAGcaagattttttctttttgtaaaaTACGCACTGTTCGAACTGTGCCCAACTTGAGAGGCTTGCTGTTTCTTTCTTTGAATCTCATGCTGATGATCCCAAAGCTAACTCAACAATGATCAATTGATCATAAAGTATTATCCCTACCTCTACGGCTCTACCCCAGATCCACCAGTGCCCTTGCCCTCATACAACAATTTCTAAAATCTAAGCCAGTTCACTGCTAGACAGCAAAACACCATTTTACCACCAAACTTGTCCTAATTGGAAAACTATATCAGagagtaggaaaaaaatcacCTGCTGTAATTCTAATTGTAGATGCTAGAAATCATAGGCCAACTTAAAGAAGACAAATAATATAAGGTATAAATCATGTCTATTTAGCTTTTATGTGCCATGAGACACAAATTATGCATCTTGTGTAATCAGTTTCAGAGTTCATCCAGTTCCCGCATGAAAAATACAATAGGCAAGACAGGAGACTCAACACAGGTTAAAGTTCAAGGTTAGCAATTTACTAATTTATCGTCACATACTTACTGCAAGACGTTATAAGACTGAATTCATGTGGACAAGCTAGTACAACATAGAAAGAATGATGCAACACTTACTCGCATGCAGAGTAGCGTGCTTGTATCTCTGAAAATTTAGCTTCACATTCCTGCGAACAAGAATGGGTAAGCTCATAATTAGTATGGAACTCTAATATCAAGTAAGCAAATGTCTACCATAACTTCCAGCAGGCATCAGACATGCAGGCGGATAAAATGCATTGCTCCTTTTTGGAAACTAGAAACAATTTGATCTGTAAAACTGATTGTACTAAGCTCCAAAATGTTTCAGACAATGGGCTCAATGCTCTCACATACCCAAACTATTGTAAGAAAGGCATGAGCTAACAACAGCATTCCATCAAATTAGTTTGCCGCAAGTGTAAGACGAATCACCCTTGGCATTGCACAAACTGTCAAACTTTGGTATCGAAGCAAGAACAAGGTATGCAATGGGTGCTTTACTGTAAGGCCAATGGCTGTAAGGTTACATTTTCATTCCATTCCCTCGTTGCGAGTCAAAATTACAGCATGTGTTCCTTAACATTTGCTTCATTTTGTTTGGAATGTAAAGCTCATTCCCGTCCAAGCAACACGACCACATATTCTCAGCATCGCTAAAATCACAACCTAAGACCATTTGATGGAAATGTACCAAATCCTCCAACGATGATAATACTTAAATTAAGCACCCCTAAATGGCTAAATCCATGCCCTAATGCATAGTATCCTACAACTACCGACAATACAGCCATTGGGCACGACTCATGAGCACTACCACCAGGTTAGGGTTGGAGACGGGGAGGGGGGAAGCACGGACCTCAGGCGAGAAGGCGCACGGCGAGCGGGACCGgacctcggcggcgacggcgccccaCGCGACGCCCCCATGGCGGATGACGGCGCTGCCCAGCACCAGCTCCTCCCACGTCCCCCACCCTCCCaccacgccgcctcctcctcctcttcccctcgcctcctcctccccctcctccttcttcacccctcctcctcctcctcctcctcctccgcctccgcctccgcctcccaccaccaccaccaccatcggaGACGCTCTCCTTGGTCGTCTCTGGTCTAGGTTATTCCTTCGGCGTGCGGGGGGAGTGGATGGATGAATGCGGCGATCGCGAGGATGACGATAGGCGTGTgggaggaggtcgtcgtcgcggtGGTTTCTCTCTGTCCGAAGGCGGTTTCTTGTTTCACTTTCGCCGGctgtttttttgtcttttttttttttttgttaatcttTTGGGTTGGGTCGCGTGGTTTTCGGATTTGGACGGATTCTATCTACTGGCTGGCTCTCTCGATAGCAATGAAAATTGCTAATCTCGGAGAGGGGGGGAACGTGAGGTGGTGCGGGCCCACGCAGCACTGCAGTGCTTTTGCTTTTGCACGCTTCGCACGTTTTTACTCCTGCAGAGGATAAAACGTACTCCTCGCAGAATACTCGTGTGCTACTGCAAATGTACTATGGGCATTGGATTAGAATGAGTGTCTAACTAACTTTTTAACATttcattaaatattttaaatgtataGGGTCATCTACAACACCAACTTAATTTCATTAGAAATCAGCCATTGAATatattgaatatttttttattatacttatTTTTGGTTGAAAATACTGCTATATTGTTTTacataaatttgattaaactaaaaaaatttcagTTCGGACAAAAACTAAAACATTTTAAATATGAAACggtacaatatgaaacggacaGAGTAATCAAGTTAACAATGCTATGCTAGAAACTtactaggggtgtgtttagtttacgccaaaattgaaagtttggttgaaattgtaacgatgaaatggaaaagttggaagtttatgtgtgtaaaaaaattttgatgtgatagaaaagttgaaagtttgaagaagaaGTTTCGAACTAAACTCGTTTCTTTTCCTGGAGACAAACAAGAATCTACTTAAGTGCTAACCAGGGTTCACAATTCCGATACCATCTTCCATGTTGGACATTGGCGGTACGGCGGTTTTCGCATGGATGAAACCCATTGAAATTTCAGAGGAGAACCACTGCGGAGCCACGTTGAAACGTCGGTTTTTCACAAAATCCGATTGTATTTCATCAGTTTTATGAACCCTGGTGTATTCCCCGGTGCTAACAGAGCAGATAAGATGTGCAATGCAAAGCAAACCTTTCTCATGCTAGAAGAGATCACGAAGTGTATGACCAGAATGCTTACATAGGGTTTATGATGATCTGCTAGAAGTTGCATATATAGTGTATGACTAGAatgcatatatagtacacaAACTTGTGAATGCTCAGGAAAATATTCAGATTTCCTAGAGCTGATGTATCTGCGCCTAACCGTCATCATAAACTCGACATACTGACGTACAAAAGTTTCTTCACTTCTGACTTCTGAGTATATTTACATATCGTCTAAAAAACTACGGAGATCACGTCATGTGATCTGAAACCAAGCACTTCGAGGTGTTGATAGCAGAGTACAGTCTAAAGAATTATAGAGAGATCACAGAGGAGCATTATTGTCTAAGGATGGGGAACCTATCAGGGATAAAATGGCTTGgagaaagggggggggggggggggggggggggaaatgcAGCAATCTGCACATCGCCACTTCACAAGTTCGCTGCTTGAACTTTCCTTGATCTGCCTACGCCTGGTCGAATGCTTGAGCGATCAACTTGCAAGCAGGTAATATGACTAGATAACTCTTGAATTTTCAGCAATGAGCTAATTGAGGATTCTGGGATTTTTCTCCTTTTGGAAGCGCCTACATGGAAGCCTTTGTTGCATCACTCACCATGCGAGTTAAATCTTGGACAACTTCAGACATTGAGGGCCTAAACTCTGGCTCATGCTGCATAAGAGGAATCAGGTCAGCCACACCGATCCATCTTGGTGTTGATGGTAATATCAAATATCTTACCTGAATACAACTGCTGATAATGTCAACAAAACGCGACAACGCCTTTTCAGAACATTGGCCTCGAATAGAGGGATCTACCATCTTTGATATAGCATCGATATCGTAAAGCTGGGAAGTGGCCCACCGCACCAGGTGTTGCTCAGCACGTGGACGTGAACTGCAGTTCCGTTTCCATGAGAAAAATTAGAAACCATCTTCAAGCAAAACAAGGATACTTAGCTAAGTGGAAGTGGGTCTGGGATATTGTCCTTTTGGAATGTTACCTGTCATAAGGTTTACGCCCTGTAAGAAGTTCCAACATGACAACTCCAAAGCTGTAAACATCACTTCGATCACTTAATAATCCAGATTCATGCACTTCGGGGGCTTCATAATGGAACAAGGTGCGCATACGGCCAGACAACTGACATAAAAAAGAGTACACTATTTATCAATAAAGAAATAGTAAAATTCACTCAAAAAGtcaaaaataaactagcaaccTTATTCTGTTGCGATCCAAATTCCAAAGTGTATAACTACTGCTAAACATGACAGTATGTGTTTCGGAAACACTAGCAATTCCTAAGCAGATTAAAAGAAGAACAGCTTCACAAGTTAGCAATGTCAATTGACACGGGGGGCGTCTATACTGGAATACAAGGATGGCAATTAAAAAATGAGATTGAGAATAGATCTAGAAAGAAATATTATCTGAAGCCTAAATTTGTTAGCTGCTGTCAGCTAAGCATCCCTGCGAAATATAACAAGATCACTTTTCTATAACAAACTCTTTCATCTCTCCTcgcaaacaaacaaacaaaagactCTGTC is a genomic window of Oryza glaberrima chromosome 7, OglaRS2, whole genome shotgun sequence containing:
- the LOC127778377 gene encoding uncharacterized protein LOC127778377 — translated: MVVVVVGGGGGGGGGGGGGGGVKKEEGEEEARGRGGGGGVVGGWGTWEELVLGSAVIRHGGVAWGAVAAEVRSRSPCAFSPEECEAKFSEIQARYSACDAWFEELRKRRVAELRNDLKKSENFIGSLQSMIKSLSNSKHDDGNSECHTSHTESCSNNENTADNNSSSKALSKDRSSAASFTEEASNSQKSEKVQHCDTDSIQVNNTSAETLVKPLVEKKVCAEDGLLWGSRKKRAVRDRRTFLMADNSCRAGENTSTSHIQTDGSSEGYAKKGLKTPNLESGVSVVEKAKPNLAEILKTISTQSDCYMLQRRLDVQRKRARYKKMIRRHIDFRILHSKIKSGTTSSTKELLRDILLFVNNVLAFYPKATLEHMAAIELRNIAFRTVQESASMPSKSCGVTGAATAPLVKKNTRPVQPGSHGPHDAKRSKVSSKGTGSTVKQGEAKGSRGGSSVTANVKTIQRNPPAKKRGVGRPPKNGQKRAAAQQDIPNKGRKRTRR